In a single window of the Antedon mediterranea chromosome 1, ecAntMedi1.1, whole genome shotgun sequence genome:
- the LOC140060660 gene encoding uncharacterized protein — translation MFNVRNRLVQAEHVSSPKVHSEEAHVQVGRDAEKSFLSALEKRGVNKGDVFCGLRVPDEFQTRKHEIDLVVLTGNGIYVIEVKNWSGAIRVSNDGKSWIQHKNDKTSGHATIEYDLKHDNVLDKLKLRANLLRNHLIRKDVCLPSKVFHSYVVFMNDRVSLPDDIASLKEVILPERYNQFLESFQFTYLSTLRDAIIPGFVSGQLSYSTMECARTVLKSIGTWDVIQLNGGKQLVGDFKSGSQIAPNRKETEKLQFVHQRNTITATLWAILGYTPQVSVSMLQRGGTGWLWNASNGTINIPYNMSITFRMAGDEMDSQIPANDIDYIQISI, via the exons ATGTTTAACGTAAGGAATCGGTTGGTCCAAGCTGAGCATGTCAGCTCACCTAAAGTACACTCAGAAGAGGCTCATGTCCAAGTCGGCAGAGATGCAGAGAAAAGTTTCCTCTCTGCTTTAGAGAAACGTGGTGTGAATAAAGGCGACGTATTTTGTGGCTTGCGCGTACCAGATGAATTTCAAACAAGAAAACATGAGATTGATTTGGTTGTTTTGACAG GAAATGGAATATATGTCATCGAAGTGAAAAATTGGTCTGGAGCTATACGAGTGAGTAATGATGGAAAAAGCTGGATTCAACATAAAAACGACAAAACCTCTGGACACGCCACCATTGAATACGATTTAAAACATGACAATGTCCTCGACAAACTCAAGCTTCGAGCAAATCTGTTACGCAATCACTTAATACGTAAAGACGTTTGTTTACCATCAAAAGTGTTTCATTCGTATGTTGTGTTTATGAATGATCGTGTAAGCTTGCCCGATGACATAGCATCATTAAAGGAGGTGATCTTGCCAGAGCGATATAATCAGTTTTTGGAATCGTTTCAGTTTACATATTTATCGACATTAAGAGACGCTATTATACCCGGATTTGTTTCAG GCCAGTTATCGTATAGTACAATGGAGTGTGCAAGGACCGTTTTAAAGTCCATTGGTACATGGGATGTGATACAACTAAATGGGGGAAAGCAATTAGTAGGGGATTTTAAAAGCGGCAGCCAAATTGCACCGAATCGGAAAGAAACTGAAAAGTTGCAATTTGTTCATCAACGTAACACAATCACGGCAACGCTTTGGGCGATACTTGGGTATACACCACAG GTTTCTGTGTCAATGCTGCAACGTGGTGGTACCGGTTGGTTATGGAATGCCAGCAACGGTACCATTAACATCCCGTACAACATGAGCATAACGTTTCGAATGGCAGGAGATGAAATGGACTCGCAAATACCAGCAAATGATATTGActatattcaaattagtatataa